One genomic window of Candidatus Kuenenia stuttgartiensis includes the following:
- the rnr gene encoding ribonuclease R: MIEPVSIIQFVHSKKYTPMTAAELAEHFEINDQEYRAFCKLLQDLEFQGEIVKIKRKQYANPKTVNLLVGTMDCNSRGFGFVVPAKKGEGKDIFVNEENMHSAMHGDTVVVRLPDLEQIPKRGKQKGGGSGQIVNVLKRANPLVVGTFKKSKRLRYVVPDNARLFRDVYVTEGDAKDATPDDKVVVKIVQWPSRHLNPEGEITEILGKEGDPKVDLHSIIYQFKLPRAFHKNVLNEAESISQEIPQEEIQTRLDLRKKLIITIDPDDAKDFDDALSLEKDDRGNWQLGVHIADVSYYVKQDSAIDKEARLRGTSVYLPGKVIPMLPEALSNNLCSLMEGEDRLTKSVLVTIDPEGHILKSTVKHSVINATKRLTYKQATAIINNESAGNIPEMVKNVLVELAQLAQILFKNKMNRGAIELDLPEVSLKLDEQGNIEHVEKEERDVSHRLVEECMLLANEMVATFMHKNKLPLISRVHPEPDEEDMLEFADFVRGLENTRVDPFKIHQLQAFLKEISGKPEAHMINLVLLKSMKQAVYSATESGHFALALEHYAHFTSPIRRYPDLIIHRVLDQHFSGELRSPVVQKIWENCLPEWAGHCSVTERRAEEAEREITKLKLLRFFETRVGDNFEGIITGVQEYGFFVQLSEYLLEGLVHIRTLEDDIYQISKKHMALVGTRRKKMFRIGDVVKVKIYKIDLLKREVDFIPYENRNEKPHRGKTRNIPEDDPE; the protein is encoded by the coding sequence ATGATAGAACCTGTATCAATTATACAATTTGTCCACAGCAAAAAATACACTCCAATGACTGCCGCCGAGCTGGCGGAACATTTTGAGATCAACGACCAGGAATACCGGGCTTTCTGCAAATTATTGCAGGATCTCGAATTCCAGGGTGAAATCGTCAAGATAAAACGAAAACAATACGCCAATCCCAAAACGGTAAATCTGTTGGTGGGAACGATGGATTGCAATTCAAGGGGGTTTGGCTTTGTAGTGCCGGCGAAAAAAGGCGAGGGGAAGGATATCTTTGTAAACGAAGAAAACATGCATTCTGCCATGCACGGAGATACCGTCGTTGTTCGCCTGCCGGATTTAGAACAAATACCAAAAAGAGGCAAACAAAAGGGGGGCGGTTCCGGACAGATTGTCAACGTGTTAAAACGCGCCAATCCTTTAGTTGTGGGTACCTTTAAAAAGTCCAAACGGTTACGATACGTCGTACCGGACAACGCACGCCTGTTCAGAGATGTTTATGTAACAGAAGGCGATGCAAAAGACGCTACACCGGATGATAAGGTAGTGGTTAAAATAGTGCAATGGCCGTCAAGACACCTGAATCCGGAAGGCGAGATAACGGAAATATTAGGAAAAGAAGGCGACCCGAAAGTAGACCTCCATTCCATAATATATCAATTCAAACTGCCGCGGGCATTTCATAAAAATGTATTGAATGAAGCGGAAAGCATCTCTCAGGAAATACCTCAGGAGGAAATCCAAACACGGCTTGATTTACGGAAAAAGCTCATTATCACAATAGACCCGGATGACGCCAAGGATTTTGATGATGCGCTGTCCCTTGAAAAGGACGATAGGGGTAATTGGCAATTGGGGGTGCATATCGCCGATGTTTCCTATTATGTAAAACAGGACTCTGCCATTGATAAAGAAGCACGACTCCGCGGTACGAGCGTATATTTGCCAGGGAAAGTCATTCCCATGCTGCCGGAGGCATTATCGAATAATCTTTGCAGTCTCATGGAAGGGGAAGACCGTCTGACCAAAAGCGTTCTCGTAACGATTGACCCTGAGGGACATATCCTCAAAAGCACTGTTAAACATTCAGTCATCAACGCTACAAAACGCTTAACCTATAAACAGGCAACGGCAATTATTAATAATGAATCGGCGGGGAATATACCGGAGATGGTAAAGAATGTTTTGGTAGAACTGGCGCAACTGGCACAAATACTTTTTAAGAACAAAATGAACCGGGGGGCAATAGAGCTTGACCTGCCTGAAGTATCCCTGAAACTGGACGAACAGGGAAATATTGAACATGTTGAAAAGGAAGAAAGGGATGTATCACACCGGCTTGTTGAGGAGTGTATGCTCCTGGCAAATGAAATGGTGGCGACATTTATGCATAAAAACAAATTGCCGCTGATAAGCAGGGTGCATCCGGAGCCTGACGAAGAAGATATGCTCGAATTCGCTGATTTTGTCCGCGGGCTTGAAAACACCAGAGTGGACCCTTTTAAAATACATCAATTACAAGCATTTTTGAAGGAAATAAGCGGAAAACCTGAGGCGCATATGATAAACCTTGTCTTGCTGAAATCGATGAAACAGGCAGTGTATTCGGCAACGGAGAGCGGGCATTTTGCCCTTGCCCTTGAACATTACGCTCATTTCACATCCCCTATCCGCCGCTATCCCGACCTCATTATCCACAGGGTTTTGGATCAGCATTTTTCAGGAGAATTGCGGTCACCTGTCGTGCAAAAAATATGGGAAAACTGTTTGCCAGAATGGGCAGGGCATTGCTCCGTTACGGAACGCAGGGCGGAAGAAGCAGAGCGGGAAATCACCAAACTGAAATTGCTGCGCTTTTTTGAAACCCGTGTGGGAGATAATTTTGAGGGCATTATCACCGGAGTGCAGGAATACGGCTTCTTTGTGCAATTAAGCGAATATCTCCTGGAAGGTCTTGTACATATCCGTACCCTGGAAGATGATATCTATCAGATAAGCAAAAAACATATGGCGCTTGTAGGCACCAGACGGAAAAAAATGTTTCGAATCGGAGACGTGGTAAAAGTAAAAATATACAAAATAGATCTTTTAAAACGAGAGGTGGATTTTATCCCCTATGAGAACAGAAATGAAAAGCCCCACCGCGGGAAAACACGAAATATCCCGGAAGATGACCCTGAGTAA
- a CDS encoding transposase — protein sequence MARANRHYIPNYVWHITHRCHKKEFLLKFLKDRKRWVYWLFVAKKRFGLRILNYTVTSNHIHLLVIDNGREVIPKSIQLVAGRTAQEYNQGKKRKGAFWEDRYHATAIETDIHLIRYMMYIDLNMVRAGVVKHPCEWAMSGYDEIQNPPDRYALIDIKGLIELCGLSNKEQLRHEYKQWVEAAINDNGLRREFCWTASIAVGSRRFVEDTKVKLCLKAHGRKVEEGNDKFVLKEPIVPYNAHLSAKKDLLRHENMYCWG from the coding sequence ATGGCACGTGCAAATAGACATTATATCCCAAATTATGTTTGGCATATTACTCATAGATGCCATAAGAAAGAATTTCTTTTGAAATTTCTGAAAGATCGTAAGCGTTGGGTGTACTGGCTGTTTGTAGCTAAAAAGAGATTTGGATTAAGGATATTAAACTATACTGTCACATCAAATCATATTCATCTATTGGTTATTGACAATGGTCGTGAGGTTATTCCGAAGAGTATCCAATTGGTAGCGGGGAGAACTGCACAGGAGTATAATCAAGGAAAAAAGCGTAAGGGTGCATTTTGGGAAGACAGATATCACGCAACGGCAATAGAAACTGACATACATTTGATAAGATATATGATGTATATTGATTTGAATATGGTCAGGGCTGGTGTTGTAAAGCATCCGTGTGAATGGGCAATGAGTGGATATGATGAGATACAAAACCCACCGGATAGATACGCCTTAATAGACATAAAAGGCTTGATTGAATTATGTGGGTTATCCAACAAGGAACAACTGAGGCATGAATATAAACAATGGGTAGAAGCTGCCATTAATGATAATGGCCTCAGGAGAGAGTTCTGTTGGACAGCAAGTATCGCAGTAGGGAGTAGGCGATTTGTAGAAGATACGAAGGTTAAGTTATGTTTAAAAGCACATGGACGCAAGGTAGAGGAGGGTAACGATAAGTTTGTACTTAAAGAACCGATTGTTCCTTACAATGCTCATTTAAGTGCCAAAAAAGATCTTCTAAGGCATGAAAATATGTATTGTTGGGGGTGA
- a CDS encoding IS630 family transposase — protein MNPFLSEKTRIEFKKAHKKEPHRRHADRIKAILLLDSGWSYEEVAEALLLDDQTIRNYEKLYKDKGFDGLLSDNYIGCVPKLTCEQEEQLKDHIRKNNYSAAKEIVEYVKQTFNKIYTPEGMVHTLDRLGFTYKKTTIVPGKANPEKQKEFIEKYKQLKEEKAPGDKILFMDGVHPQHNSTSAYCWIEKGKKKEIPSNTGRKRINLNGAIDIETFEVTIREDESINAQSTIKLFHEIESRYAQAGTIYIISDNAKYYSSKLVKEYLANSRIKIKFLPSYSPNLNLIERLWKFFRKEILYNKYYDTYEKFKNKCLSFFKNINEYTDELSTLLTENFQIIGEQISKT, from the coding sequence ATGAATCCATTTCTCAGTGAAAAAACCCGAATAGAATTTAAAAAAGCACATAAGAAAGAGCCTCATAGACGTCATGCCGACCGAATCAAAGCTATACTTCTTCTTGATTCAGGATGGAGTTATGAAGAAGTAGCAGAAGCGCTCTTGTTAGACGATCAAACAATCAGGAATTACGAAAAACTATACAAAGATAAAGGTTTTGACGGGCTTTTATCTGACAATTATATTGGCTGTGTGCCAAAACTCACCTGCGAACAAGAAGAACAATTAAAAGATCATATCAGGAAAAACAACTATAGCGCGGCAAAAGAAATTGTTGAATATGTAAAACAGACATTCAATAAAATCTATACACCCGAAGGAATGGTACATACCCTCGATAGATTAGGCTTTACTTACAAGAAAACTACAATAGTTCCAGGCAAAGCAAACCCTGAAAAACAAAAAGAATTTATCGAAAAATACAAACAACTCAAAGAAGAGAAAGCCCCCGGAGATAAGATACTTTTTATGGATGGAGTTCATCCACAGCACAATTCTACGTCTGCATATTGCTGGATAGAGAAAGGCAAAAAGAAGGAAATACCCTCTAATACCGGTAGGAAAAGAATAAATTTAAACGGTGCTATTGACATAGAAACCTTTGAAGTAACAATCCGGGAAGATGAAAGCATCAATGCTCAATCAACAATAAAGCTTTTCCATGAAATAGAGTCAAGGTATGCTCAAGCCGGTACTATTTACATAATCTCTGATAATGCTAAATATTACAGTTCTAAGTTGGTCAAAGAATACCTTGCAAATTCGAGAATAAAGATCAAATTTCTCCCTTCCTATTCACCCAATTTAAATCTCATTGAAAGATTATGGAAATTCTTTCGCAAAGAAATATTGTATAACAAGTATTATGATACTTATGAGAAGTTTAAAAACAAATGTTTAAGTTTTTTCAAAAATATTAACGAGTATACAGATGAATTGTCTACTCTTTTAACTGAAAATTTTCAAATTATTGGCGAGCAAATTTCGAAAACCTGA
- a CDS encoding MazF family transcriptional regulator, translating to MQNYSKNDVVLVRYPFADLSSSTVRPAVVISTPHISGDIFVVPLTSKTASLLPGEFILTDWNSAGLNVITTVKRGIYTANREYGDTSHISCLIW from the coding sequence ATGCAGAATTACTCAAAGAATGATGTAGTTTTAGTCCGTTATCCCTTTGCAGATTTGTCAAGCTCAACGGTCAGACCTGCGGTTGTTATCAGTACGCCACATATCTCTGGTGACATTTTTGTTGTGCCACTGACCAGTAAAACAGCTTCTCTTTTGCCGGGTGAGTTTATACTGACAGACTGGAATAGTGCGGGGCTTAATGTGATCACGACGGTTAAGCGTGGAATTTACACTGCAAACAGGGAATATGGGGACACTTCCCATATTTCTTGTTTGATCTGGTAG